From Pseudonocardia autotrophica, one genomic window encodes:
- a CDS encoding DNA translocase FtsK, with product MAGRTGTGRTSTAAAAGRGSGRSGSRASTRRKPATRRAPAKRQGPDLIDRSIDAVGRGVAKTFRASGRAVGRTRDIDPAHRRDGLGFAMLVLAVIAAAGLWWQAGGSVGYWFTFVVQAVVGVASVLLPLILLGIGVVLVTTPAHPEARPRIVAGSLLLALGVLGLVHLARGGPAEPDAWRGAGGAIGYVAGTPLEAGLTVWTAVPVLILLTLYALLLVTGIPVRELPDRFRRLTGQLPPEDEQESENADGAPRTVADAVAEADLDGTKPAPRRRPSRRRQQASEADAFRAEDGEHTPTPVDADVPGAPADVPAAPADARPAAAAKKAPRKPVVETPPAEEPPPTEGEQLSMAIREPVGETEYVLPPADVLESGPPPKSRSSANDAMIEAISGVLDQFNIDAQVTGFTRGPTVTRYEIELGPAVKVEKITQLQRNLAYAVANDNVRLLAPIPGKSAVGIEVPNTDREMVRLGDVLRSGSARNEQHPMGIGLGKDIEGHYLVANLAKMPHLLVAGSTGSGKSSFVNSMLVSLLSRATPDEVRMILIDPKMVELTPYEGIPHLITPIITQPKKAAAALAWLVEEMEQRYQDMQANRVRHVDDFNRKVRSGEITAPPGSERVYRPYPYIMCIVDELADLMMTAPRDVEDAIVRITQKARAAGIHLILATQRPSVDVVTGLIKTNVPSRLAFATSSLTDSRVILDQPGAEKLIGMGDSLYLPMGAGKPVRMQGAFVDDDEIAKVVAFTKEQAEPSYTEGVTAQKAGEAKEIDADIGDDLDLLLQATELIVSSQFGSTSMLQRKLRVGFAKAGRLMDLLETRNIVGPSEGSKARDVLVKPDELENALYLIRGGGTADGAEVNDDE from the coding sequence ATGGCAGGACGTACCGGCACCGGCAGGACCAGCACGGCGGCGGCCGCGGGCCGTGGCTCGGGGCGGTCCGGGTCGCGCGCGTCCACCCGCCGCAAGCCGGCCACCCGCCGGGCGCCGGCGAAACGCCAGGGCCCCGACCTGATCGACCGGTCGATCGACGCGGTCGGCCGGGGCGTCGCCAAGACCTTCCGGGCGTCCGGGCGCGCCGTCGGGCGCACCCGCGACATCGATCCCGCGCACCGCCGCGACGGCCTCGGCTTCGCGATGCTGGTGCTCGCGGTGATCGCCGCCGCCGGGCTCTGGTGGCAGGCCGGCGGCTCGGTCGGCTACTGGTTCACCTTCGTCGTTCAGGCCGTCGTCGGTGTGGCGTCGGTGCTGCTCCCGCTGATCCTGCTCGGGATCGGCGTCGTGCTGGTGACGACGCCCGCGCACCCGGAGGCCCGGCCGCGGATCGTCGCGGGCAGCCTGCTGCTCGCGCTCGGCGTGCTCGGCCTGGTGCACCTGGCCCGCGGCGGACCCGCCGAGCCGGACGCCTGGCGCGGCGCCGGTGGCGCGATCGGCTACGTCGCGGGTACCCCGCTGGAAGCCGGGCTGACCGTGTGGACGGCCGTCCCGGTGCTGATCCTGCTCACCCTGTACGCGCTGCTGCTGGTCACCGGGATCCCGGTCCGCGAGCTGCCCGACCGGTTCCGCAGGCTCACCGGGCAGCTGCCGCCCGAGGACGAGCAGGAGAGCGAGAACGCCGACGGCGCCCCGCGCACGGTCGCCGACGCCGTCGCCGAGGCCGACCTCGACGGCACGAAGCCGGCCCCCCGCCGCAGGCCGTCGCGGCGCAGGCAGCAGGCCAGCGAGGCGGACGCGTTCCGGGCCGAGGACGGCGAGCACACCCCCACCCCGGTGGACGCCGACGTCCCCGGCGCCCCGGCCGACGTCCCGGCTGCCCCGGCCGATGCCCGGCCGGCAGCGGCCGCGAAGAAGGCGCCGCGCAAGCCGGTCGTCGAGACCCCGCCCGCCGAGGAGCCGCCGCCGACCGAGGGCGAGCAGCTCTCGATGGCGATCCGCGAGCCGGTCGGCGAGACCGAGTACGTGCTGCCGCCCGCCGACGTGCTCGAGTCCGGCCCGCCGCCGAAGTCCCGCAGCTCCGCGAACGACGCCATGATCGAGGCGATCAGCGGCGTGCTGGACCAGTTCAACATCGACGCCCAGGTCACCGGCTTCACCCGCGGCCCGACGGTCACCCGCTACGAGATCGAGCTCGGCCCCGCGGTGAAGGTCGAGAAGATCACCCAGCTGCAGCGCAACCTCGCCTACGCGGTCGCCAACGACAACGTCCGGCTGCTCGCGCCGATCCCCGGCAAGTCCGCGGTCGGCATCGAGGTGCCCAACACCGACCGGGAGATGGTCCGGCTCGGCGACGTCCTGCGCTCGGGGTCGGCGCGCAACGAGCAGCACCCGATGGGTATCGGGCTGGGCAAGGACATCGAGGGTCACTACCTGGTCGCCAACCTGGCGAAGATGCCGCACCTGCTGGTCGCGGGCTCGACCGGCTCCGGTAAGTCCAGCTTCGTCAACTCGATGCTGGTCTCGCTGCTCAGCCGAGCCACCCCGGACGAGGTCCGGATGATCCTGATCGACCCGAAGATGGTCGAGCTGACGCCCTACGAGGGCATCCCGCACCTGATCACGCCCATCATCACCCAGCCGAAGAAGGCGGCCGCCGCGCTGGCCTGGCTGGTCGAGGAGATGGAGCAGCGCTACCAGGACATGCAGGCCAACCGGGTCCGGCACGTCGACGACTTCAACCGCAAGGTCCGCTCCGGCGAGATCACCGCGCCGCCCGGATCGGAGCGGGTGTACCGGCCCTACCCGTACATCATGTGCATCGTCGACGAGCTCGCCGACCTCATGATGACGGCGCCGCGCGACGTCGAGGACGCGATCGTCCGGATCACCCAGAAGGCCCGGGCCGCGGGCATCCACCTGATCCTGGCCACGCAGCGGCCCTCGGTCGACGTCGTCACCGGCCTGATCAAGACGAACGTGCCCTCCAGACTGGCGTTCGCGACGTCGTCGCTCACCGACTCGCGGGTCATCCTCGACCAGCCCGGCGCCGAGAAGCTGATCGGCATGGGTGACTCGCTCTACCTGCCGATGGGCGCGGGAAAGCCGGTCCGCATGCAGGGCGCGTTCGTCGACGACGACGAGATCGCCAAGGTCGTCGCCTTCACCAAGGAGCAGGCCGAGCCGAGCTACACCGAGGGTGTCACGGCGCAGAAGGCCGGCGAGGCGAAGGAGATCGACGCCGACATCGGCGACGATCTCGACCTGCTGCTGCAGGCCACCGAGCTGATCGTCAGCTCGCAGTTCGGCTCGACGTCGATGCTGCAGCGCAAGCTGCGGGTCGGTTTCGCCAAGGCCGGCCGGCTGATGGACCTGCTGGAGACCCGCAACATCGTGGGCCCGTCCGAGGGCTCCAAGGCCCGGGACGTGCTCGTGAAGCCGGACGAGCTGGAGAACGCGCTCTACCTGATCCGCGGCGGCGGGACGGCCGACGGCGCAGAGGTCAACGACGACGAGTGA
- a CDS encoding alpha/beta hydrolase, with translation MRHSFRSLDGTRLAADLVLPAGAHRGIVLVHGGGVDRHEGGFFDRLADGLGEAGIASLRFDLRGHGQSGGRLEDLTLAGVGNDVSAAADELAGRLPVERVGVVGASFSGGVCAVFTARRPDRVDRLVLLNPLLDYKARFVDQKPEWHADRLGDAGARSLQENGYLAHSPTFRLGPALLNEVFWWDVRAELPTLSVPTLIVHGTADTFIPIESSRRAARALTGPHRLVELDGAQHGIAVPDDPGYADPRTRSWQSEVTAHIAAWSAVE, from the coding sequence GTGCGCCACTCGTTCCGCTCACTCGACGGCACCCGGCTGGCAGCGGACCTGGTGCTGCCGGCGGGAGCCCACCGGGGGATCGTGCTGGTGCACGGCGGCGGGGTCGACCGGCACGAGGGCGGCTTCTTCGATCGCCTGGCCGACGGCCTGGGTGAGGCAGGGATCGCCTCGCTCCGGTTCGATCTCCGTGGCCACGGGCAGAGTGGCGGGCGGTTGGAGGATCTGACCCTCGCCGGTGTGGGCAACGACGTATCGGCGGCGGCGGACGAACTCGCCGGCCGGTTGCCCGTCGAACGGGTCGGAGTGGTCGGGGCGAGCTTCTCCGGCGGTGTCTGCGCCGTGTTCACGGCCCGCCGGCCGGACCGTGTCGATCGTCTGGTCCTGCTCAACCCGCTGCTCGACTACAAGGCCCGGTTCGTCGATCAGAAGCCCGAGTGGCATGCCGACCGCCTCGGTGACGCCGGCGCCAGGTCCCTGCAGGAGAACGGTTATCTGGCGCATTCGCCGACCTTCCGGCTCGGGCCGGCGCTGCTCAACGAGGTCTTCTGGTGGGACGTCAGGGCGGAGCTGCCGACGCTCTCCGTGCCGACCCTGATCGTGCACGGCACCGCCGACACGTTCATCCCGATCGAGTCCTCCCGGCGGGCTGCCCGGGCGCTGACCGGCCCGCACCGGCTCGTGGAGCTGGACGGCGCCCAGCACGGCATCGCCGTGCCCGACGACCCCGGCTACGCGGATCCGAGGACCCGGTCCTGGCAGTCCGAGGTCACCGCGCACATCGCGGCCTGGTCAGCTGTCGAGTAG
- a CDS encoding helix-turn-helix domain-containing protein: protein MTERPGAGRWRTSAALRPLVAEFWVWRTAGGPPGTHQGVPGGHLTVILCIDGDVELLRKPDPGRGPGRFTASAAGLHAVPAVIATGAPQAGLQLPLTWRGARTLLGLPAAELAGDVIDLAELWPDTGSLLDRLHAAPTWATRCALLDAHLCRLAARRTAADGPPAEIGRAWDRLVASGGTARVTELAADVGWSARHLGDRLRRETGLGTKTAARVIRFERACTLLRSADRPALTDVAADCGFADQQHLAREFRALAGTTAGAWLAERVSGLSVSPA, encoded by the coding sequence ATGACGGAACGGCCCGGAGCCGGGCGGTGGCGGACCTCGGCCGCGCTGCGCCCGCTGGTCGCGGAGTTCTGGGTGTGGCGCACGGCGGGCGGCCCGCCCGGCACCCACCAGGGCGTGCCCGGCGGCCACCTGACCGTCATCCTCTGCATCGACGGCGACGTCGAGCTGCTGCGCAAACCCGATCCCGGCCGTGGGCCGGGCCGGTTCACCGCGTCCGCGGCCGGACTGCACGCCGTTCCCGCGGTGATCGCGACGGGCGCCCCCCAGGCCGGGCTGCAGCTCCCGCTGACCTGGCGGGGTGCCCGCACGCTGCTCGGGCTGCCCGCGGCGGAGCTCGCCGGTGACGTCATCGATCTCGCGGAGCTGTGGCCGGACACCGGTTCGCTGCTCGACCGGCTGCACGCGGCCCCGACCTGGGCCACGCGATGCGCCCTGCTCGACGCGCACCTGTGCCGGCTGGCCGCGCGGCGGACCGCCGCGGACGGGCCGCCGGCCGAGATCGGGCGGGCCTGGGACCGGCTGGTGGCCTCCGGCGGAACCGCGAGGGTCACCGAGCTCGCCGCCGACGTCGGCTGGTCGGCCCGCCACCTCGGCGACCGGCTGCGCCGCGAGACCGGGCTGGGCACCAAGACCGCGGCCCGGGTGATCCGCTTCGAGCGGGCCTGCACACTCCTCCGCTCGGCCGACCGGCCCGCGCTCACCGACGTCGCGGCCGACTGCGGATTCGCCGACCAGCAACACCTGGCGCGGGAGTTCCGGGCGCTCGCCGGGACGACCGCGGGCGCCTGGCTCGCCGAGCGGGTGTCCGGACTGTCGGTCAGCCCTGCCTGA
- a CDS encoding TIGR03085 family metal-binding protein, giving the protein MSLAIDERAAICAEFERSGPDRPTLCEGWNARDLLTHLLVRERQPWNAAGIVVSALSSVTDRAMAAYSGEAWPNMIDDLRKGPPAWSPFRVGKVDEIANGAEFFVHHEDLRRGEPGWEPRPAGPELDGQLWTLLSAQSKLLFRRSPVGIVLRRPEGAQQVVATGYGLVTVVGTPSELVLHAFGRDAARVELEGLPADIEAYRAAPRGM; this is encoded by the coding sequence GTGAGCCTCGCGATCGACGAACGTGCCGCCATCTGCGCCGAGTTCGAGCGTTCCGGCCCGGACCGCCCGACCCTCTGCGAGGGCTGGAACGCCCGCGACCTGCTCACCCACCTGCTGGTCCGGGAACGGCAACCCTGGAACGCGGCGGGCATCGTGGTCTCGGCACTGTCCTCGGTCACCGACCGGGCGATGGCCGCCTACAGCGGCGAGGCATGGCCGAACATGATCGACGACCTGCGCAAGGGCCCGCCCGCCTGGTCGCCGTTCCGGGTCGGGAAGGTCGACGAGATCGCCAACGGTGCCGAGTTCTTCGTGCATCACGAGGACCTGCGCCGCGGCGAGCCCGGCTGGGAGCCGCGCCCGGCCGGTCCCGAGCTGGACGGCCAGCTGTGGACGCTGCTCTCCGCGCAGTCGAAGCTGCTGTTCCGGCGCAGCCCGGTCGGCATCGTGCTGCGCCGCCCGGAGGGTGCCCAGCAGGTCGTCGCGACCGGATACGGCCTGGTGACGGTGGTCGGCACACCGTCGGAGCTGGTGCTGCACGCCTTCGGCAGGGACGCCGCCCGGGTCGAGCTGGAGGGCCTGCCCGCCGACATCGAGGCCTACCGGGCCGCGCCCCGCGGGATGTGA
- a CDS encoding helix-turn-helix domain-containing protein, translating into MHEHPEDGLAHAIRAARRTARISQAELANLAGFSREYVSRSERPSAGLASRELVSAIDAALGCGGDLVALRARLHADRVARRRAPGECANGATAEVAPGSDRFGDPVEVEVEPDSASTELVAIQHAAQVTGPDLTLSATVDLVGRIDAGLTRYRSGSDRDRLLRSGALVAEYAGFVCRDAGLAIRCLFWHDRAMEYALRAGDTSIQAYVLLRKSQAAYDRRDAHRLADLALAAERVGTSATPSLRAEIIQQRARGEAMLGAGIDRVNSLLDRAAHLRATGLHDQDAAPGPALFDIQVALCWSESGRPRHAVRRFGEVDTLGMSTRDRAYVSILSARSLALSGEPDEAASVTTAALPVAAAAGSRRSVLEACGVLEALKPWRSRQPVYELALAVRSARELLDS; encoded by the coding sequence ATGCACGAGCATCCCGAGGACGGGCTCGCGCACGCCATCCGAGCCGCACGGCGCACCGCACGGATCTCGCAGGCCGAGCTGGCGAACCTCGCCGGATTCTCCCGTGAGTACGTCTCCCGATCCGAACGGCCCTCGGCCGGGCTGGCCTCGCGCGAACTCGTGTCCGCCATCGACGCGGCACTCGGGTGCGGTGGTGATCTCGTCGCCCTCCGGGCACGGCTGCACGCCGACCGAGTAGCACGCCGCCGCGCCCCGGGCGAGTGCGCGAACGGGGCGACCGCCGAGGTGGCGCCCGGAAGCGACCGGTTCGGCGACCCGGTCGAGGTCGAGGTCGAGCCCGATTCGGCGAGCACCGAGCTCGTGGCGATCCAGCACGCGGCCCAGGTGACCGGGCCGGACCTGACGCTGTCCGCGACGGTGGACCTGGTCGGGCGGATCGATGCGGGGCTGACCCGGTACCGCTCGGGCAGCGACCGTGACCGGCTGCTCCGCTCCGGGGCGCTCGTCGCGGAGTATGCCGGTTTCGTGTGTCGCGATGCGGGCCTCGCCATCCGATGTCTCTTCTGGCACGACCGGGCCATGGAGTACGCGCTGCGCGCAGGCGACACGTCGATCCAGGCCTACGTCCTGCTGCGGAAGTCCCAGGCGGCCTACGACCGGCGCGACGCCCATCGGCTCGCGGACCTGGCCCTTGCGGCCGAACGCGTGGGGACCTCGGCGACACCGTCGCTGCGGGCCGAGATCATCCAGCAGCGGGCTCGTGGCGAGGCGATGCTGGGTGCCGGCATCGACCGGGTCAACAGCCTGCTCGACCGGGCTGCTCACCTCAGGGCGACCGGGCTGCACGACCAGGATGCCGCGCCCGGACCGGCACTGTTCGACATCCAGGTCGCGCTGTGCTGGAGCGAGTCAGGACGGCCGCGACACGCCGTACGACGCTTCGGCGAGGTCGACACACTCGGCATGAGCACCCGGGACAGGGCGTACGTCTCGATCCTGTCGGCGCGGTCCCTGGCCCTGTCCGGAGAGCCCGACGAGGCGGCGAGCGTCACGACGGCTGCGCTTCCGGTGGCGGCTGCGGCCGGCTCGCGCCGCAGTGTGCTGGAGGCGTGCGGTGTGTTGGAGGCGCTGAAGCCGTGGCGCTCCCGACAGCCGGTGTACGAGCTGGCCTTGGCCGTGCGCTCGGCGCGGGAACTACTCGACAGCTGA
- a CDS encoding YceI family protein → MFWRKKDRRRPARGTTDRHALVPIPLTGGVLSGQVRDGQGGALPASEVSVLDAADRRVAHLETDPFGRYAASLMPGRYRVRVEAGGYQPMSDVVEVSWGSHAEMGVMVLGEDPALRPPEPGVFRIDSDHSSVRFVARHIGLSKVYGRFNRFHGQIRIAEPFEESSVDVVIDAASVDTNVEARDTHLRSADFLDVERFPELRFSSMRFVQRGGNRWTVDGDLTLHGLTSDVSLDTTFLGSAEWNGDRVGAVATTQLHREHFTLNWQQMITKGLPVVGSTIEIELDVQAIRQG, encoded by the coding sequence GTGTTCTGGAGGAAGAAGGACCGTCGTCGTCCGGCTCGGGGAACGACCGACCGGCACGCCCTCGTCCCGATCCCGCTCACCGGCGGCGTGCTCTCCGGGCAGGTCCGGGACGGCCAGGGCGGTGCGCTGCCCGCCAGCGAGGTCTCGGTGCTCGACGCCGCCGACCGCCGGGTCGCGCACCTGGAGACCGACCCGTTCGGCCGGTACGCGGCCTCGCTGATGCCCGGCCGGTACCGGGTCCGCGTCGAGGCGGGCGGCTACCAGCCGATGAGCGACGTGGTCGAGGTGTCCTGGGGCTCGCACGCCGAGATGGGTGTGATGGTCCTCGGCGAGGACCCGGCGCTGCGCCCGCCGGAGCCCGGTGTGTTCCGGATCGACAGCGACCACAGTTCGGTCCGGTTCGTGGCCCGGCACATCGGACTGTCCAAGGTGTACGGCCGGTTCAACCGGTTCCACGGCCAGATCCGGATCGCCGAGCCGTTCGAGGAGTCCTCGGTCGACGTGGTGATCGACGCGGCGAGCGTGGACACCAACGTCGAGGCCCGGGACACCCACCTGCGCTCCGCCGACTTCCTCGACGTCGAGCGCTTTCCCGAGCTCCGCTTCTCCAGCATGCGGTTCGTGCAGCGCGGGGGGAACCGCTGGACGGTCGACGGCGACCTCACGCTGCACGGCCTGACCAGCGACGTGTCGCTGGACACCACGTTCCTCGGCTCGGCCGAATGGAACGGCGACCGGGTCGGCGCCGTCGCGACCACCCAGCTGCACCGCGAGCACTTCACCCTGAACTGGCAGCAGATGATCACCAAGGGACTGCCGGTGGTGGGCTCGACGATCGAGATCGAGCTCGACGTGCAGGCGATCAGGCAGGGCTGA
- a CDS encoding amino-acid N-acetyltransferase, giving the protein MPDAREPHLPDPGPVVTVRRARTPDVRVIRELVDEYAGRVLLAKETVTLYEAVPEFLVAELDGQVVGCGALHVLWEDLGEIRTVAVSPSVLGRGVGHRIVDALIDGARDLGLRRLFVLTFEKQFFARHGFSEIDGTPVSTEVFAAMLRSYDAGVAEFLDLAHVKPNTLGNVRMLLTL; this is encoded by the coding sequence GTGCCCGACGCACGTGAGCCCCACCTGCCCGATCCCGGCCCGGTCGTGACGGTCCGGCGTGCCCGTACCCCGGACGTCCGGGTGATCCGCGAGCTGGTCGACGAGTACGCCGGACGCGTGCTGCTCGCCAAGGAGACGGTCACCCTCTACGAGGCCGTCCCCGAGTTCCTGGTGGCCGAGCTGGACGGGCAGGTCGTCGGCTGCGGGGCGCTGCACGTGCTCTGGGAGGACCTCGGTGAGATCCGCACGGTGGCGGTGTCGCCGTCGGTGCTGGGCCGCGGGGTCGGGCACCGGATCGTCGACGCGCTGATCGACGGGGCCCGAGACCTGGGCCTGCGGCGACTGTTCGTGCTGACCTTCGAGAAGCAGTTCTTCGCCCGGCACGGGTTCTCCGAGATCGACGGGACGCCGGTGTCGACGGAGGTGTTCGCCGCCATGCTGCGTTCCTACGACGCGGGTGTCGCCGAGTTCCTCGATCTCGCGCACGTCAAGCCGAACACCCTGGGCAACGTGCGGATGCTGCTGACCCTGTGA
- a CDS encoding ribonuclease J, translating to MSAPPEKIDRPELPVAAPPALAKGGLRTFALGGIGEVGRNMTVFEYEGRLLVVDCGVLFPSDDSPGVDLILPDFRAIEDRLDDIDALVLTHGHEDHIGAVPWLLRMRPDLPVIGSRFTLALVAAKCKEHRLTPHLREVKEGDRVRHGNWDCEYFAVNHSIPDAIAVAIRTPAGLLLHTGDIKLDQLPLDGRLTDLAGFSRLGEEGVDLFLVDSTNAEVPGFVTPETEIGPVIADLVRRAPSRIILACFASHVHRVQQVLDAAHAHGRKVCLTGRSMVRNMGLADEHSLLNIPDGLLVDIDEAMRLPDEKLVLVSTGSQGEPLAALSRMARGDHRSIVIRPDDTIILASSLIPGNETAVFGVINGLTRLGATVVHQGNAKVHVSGHAPAGELLFLYNAVRPSNVMPVHGEWRHLRANAALAVKTGVPEESVVIAENGVVVDLVDGRAAIAGRVEVGQVYVDGLAVGDIGETTLGDRLTLGEGGFIAITIAIDQKTGRALSRPTLSGRGFSDDPKALDAVQPLVEDELSRLENEGIGDPHRIAQGVRRVVGRWVADTYRRRPMIVPTVIAV from the coding sequence CTGAGCGCCCCGCCCGAGAAGATCGACCGGCCCGAGCTGCCGGTCGCGGCGCCGCCGGCGCTGGCCAAGGGTGGGCTGCGCACCTTCGCCCTCGGCGGCATCGGCGAGGTCGGCCGGAACATGACGGTCTTCGAGTACGAGGGCCGGCTGCTCGTCGTCGACTGCGGCGTGCTGTTCCCGTCCGACGACTCGCCCGGCGTCGACCTGATCCTGCCCGACTTCCGGGCGATCGAGGACCGCCTCGACGACATCGACGCCCTGGTGCTGACGCACGGCCACGAGGACCACATCGGTGCCGTCCCGTGGCTGCTCCGGATGCGCCCGGACCTGCCGGTCATCGGCTCCCGGTTCACGCTCGCACTGGTCGCGGCCAAGTGCAAGGAGCACCGCCTGACCCCGCACCTGCGGGAGGTCAAGGAGGGCGACCGGGTCCGGCACGGCAACTGGGACTGCGAGTACTTCGCGGTCAACCACTCCATCCCGGACGCCATCGCGGTCGCGATCCGCACGCCGGCCGGGCTGCTGCTGCACACCGGCGACATCAAGCTCGACCAGCTCCCGCTGGACGGCCGGCTGACCGACCTGGCCGGCTTCTCCCGGCTCGGCGAGGAGGGCGTCGACCTGTTCCTGGTCGACTCCACCAACGCCGAGGTCCCGGGCTTCGTGACACCGGAGACCGAGATCGGCCCGGTGATCGCCGACCTGGTCCGCCGGGCCCCGTCCCGGATCATCCTGGCCTGTTTCGCCAGCCACGTGCACCGGGTCCAGCAGGTGCTCGACGCGGCGCACGCGCACGGCCGCAAGGTCTGCCTGACCGGCCGGTCGATGGTCCGCAACATGGGGCTCGCCGACGAGCACTCACTGCTGAACATCCCGGACGGGCTGCTCGTCGACATCGACGAGGCGATGCGGCTGCCCGACGAGAAGCTGGTGCTCGTCTCGACCGGGTCGCAGGGCGAGCCGCTCGCCGCGCTGTCCCGGATGGCCCGCGGCGACCACCGCAGCATCGTCATTCGGCCGGACGACACGATCATCCTCGCCAGCTCGCTGATCCCCGGCAACGAGACCGCCGTGTTCGGCGTGATCAACGGACTGACCCGGCTCGGCGCGACCGTCGTCCACCAGGGCAACGCCAAGGTGCACGTCTCCGGGCACGCCCCGGCGGGCGAGCTGCTGTTCCTCTACAACGCGGTGCGCCCGTCGAACGTGATGCCGGTGCACGGCGAGTGGCGGCACCTGCGCGCCAACGCCGCACTGGCGGTGAAGACCGGTGTGCCGGAGGAGTCGGTGGTGATCGCCGAGAACGGCGTCGTCGTCGACCTGGTCGACGGCCGGGCCGCGATCGCCGGGCGGGTCGAGGTCGGCCAGGTCTACGTCGACGGCCTCGCCGTCGGCGACATCGGCGAGACGACGCTGGGCGACCGGCTGACCCTGGGCGAGGGTGGCTTCATCGCGATCACCATCGCGATCGATCAGAAGACCGGCCGGGCGCTGTCCCGCCCGACCCTGTCCGGCCGCGGGTTCTCCGACGACCCGAAGGCCCTCGACGCCGTCCAGCCACTGGTGGAGGACGAGCTGTCCCGGCTGGAGAACGAGGGCATCGGCGATCCGCACCGGATCGCGCAGGGCGTGCGCCGGGTCGTCGGGCGCTGGGTGGCCGACACCTACCGCCGTCGTCCGATGATCGTGCCGACGGTCATCGCGGTCTGA
- the dapA gene encoding 4-hydroxy-tetrahydrodipicolinate synthase: MESGSQTTPAGQHPPRRPFGEVLTAMVTPFDADGELDLAKAEELATHLVDLGNDGLVVNGTTGEGPTTSDREKSELIRAVVSAVGDRATIVSGAGTYDTAHSIELARGAERAGAHGLLVVTPYYSRPPQEGLLAHFTAVADASELPVMLYDIPPRSVIGIDVETFQRLAQHPRIVAVKDARNDLRVGTEVLATTTLAYYSGDDPVNLPWLSVGAVGFVSVIGHVVADRLRAMIDAYHAGEHQRARALHYAMLPVIRAMGRVGGAVFAKTALRLRGIDVGDTRLPLPPATEEQTAAIAGDLAVAGVALDPQSRPGTSAYEPGHGALGGRTATDIGAEVAYHR, from the coding sequence ATGGAGTCCGGTTCCCAGACGACCCCGGCGGGACAGCACCCGCCCCGTCGCCCGTTCGGTGAGGTCCTCACCGCGATGGTGACACCGTTCGACGCGGACGGGGAACTCGACCTGGCGAAAGCCGAGGAGCTGGCCACCCACCTGGTGGACCTGGGCAACGACGGGCTGGTCGTCAACGGCACCACCGGTGAGGGGCCGACGACCTCGGACCGGGAGAAGTCCGAGCTGATCCGCGCCGTCGTCTCGGCGGTGGGGGACCGGGCGACGATCGTCAGCGGTGCCGGCACCTACGACACCGCGCACTCGATCGAGCTGGCCCGCGGCGCCGAGCGGGCCGGTGCGCACGGCCTGCTGGTGGTGACGCCGTACTACTCGCGGCCGCCGCAGGAGGGCCTGCTCGCGCACTTCACCGCCGTCGCCGACGCCTCCGAGCTGCCGGTGATGCTCTACGACATCCCGCCGCGCAGCGTGATCGGGATCGACGTCGAGACCTTCCAGCGGCTCGCCCAGCACCCGCGCATCGTCGCGGTCAAGGATGCGCGCAACGACCTGCGGGTCGGCACCGAGGTGCTCGCCACGACCACGTTGGCGTACTACTCGGGCGACGACCCGGTGAACCTGCCGTGGCTCTCGGTCGGCGCTGTCGGGTTCGTGAGCGTGATCGGGCACGTCGTCGCCGACCGGCTCCGGGCGATGATCGACGCCTACCACGCGGGCGAGCACCAGCGGGCCCGCGCGCTGCACTACGCGATGCTCCCGGTCATCCGCGCGATGGGCCGGGTCGGCGGCGCGGTGTTCGCCAAGACCGCACTGCGGCTGCGCGGCATCGACGTCGGCGACACCCGGCTCCCGCTGCCGCCGGCCACCGAGGAGCAGACCGCCGCGATCGCCGGTGACCTCGCGGTCGCCGGGGTCGCCCTCGACCCGCAGTCCCGGCCCGGGACCAGCGCCTACGAGCCCGGACACGGCGCATTGGGCGGGCGTACCGCCACCGACATCGGCGCCGAGGTCGCGTACCACCGCTGA